A single region of the Anabaena sphaerica FACHB-251 genome encodes:
- a CDS encoding EAL domain-containing protein, translating into MAANERDKIRHLLVVQDPEGQRTIPLLEATYSLGRDTRNAIVLRAKSVSRQHAILLRVTIPNTEKYGFRIVDGNFKGKRSTNGLFINGTKCFSHNLQHGDIIAFGNPQAQAKYYAISNLSEEAFGESCTAADLSIFLSEQGNPANPFDTLIIADTNIEGASDTLLTRLASFPELIPNPIIEMDLEGNITYFNPAAADKFPKLREIGKEHPILAQLLNAVENQPGKSFVREVEVRGEIFEQSVHYLPESDLIRTFIVREITEQKQAEAELRQRDRLLGAVAEAANYLLAEMDYDIAIEKALATFGAAAKGDRVYLFHNHPHQVTGEMAMSLKFEWTKSGIKPSQQDWHNQTYKTSGLERWYNLLSMGTSISGLTQEFPTTEKELLNRDCIKSLLLVPLRLEEDFWGYLGLADCTSERHWSTHEKSSLLTMSAIISGARQRQQVEERIRYQALHDLLTGLPNRLHFGYLLDQAIEKVVEEQSSLAVMFLDLDRFKMINDTLGHTIGDELLQSVAQRLRDSLRTGDTIARWGGDEFTILLPQITSNEEAAQVAPRILQTLENPFHLHGHELYVSASLGIALFNEHSPNAETLIQHADVALYYAKDKGRNNYQFYTVSLSAKTPELWNLEKSLRHALERQEFLLYYQPRVNIITGDITGMEALLRWHHPEMGIVAPNIFIPLAEGSGLIIPIGEWVLREACTQNKAWQQAGFPPMTIAVNLSPKQFRQPKLVETVSAILEATGLESQYLELEITETTAIENLDFTTTVLRKLEQMGLLLSIDDFGTGYSSLSRLQVLPFHNLKIDRSFIQELAIDEKVGHIIKAIVDLGRSLGLRLIAEGVERSEELNFLKSINCDDVQGYLFYKPLSAQQATELMGSKLKKNTDFNL; encoded by the coding sequence ATGGCAGCAAATGAGCGGGACAAAATACGTCACCTATTGGTTGTCCAAGATCCTGAAGGACAGAGAACTATCCCCCTGTTAGAGGCGACTTACTCTCTAGGACGAGATACCAGAAACGCTATTGTTCTGCGTGCTAAGTCTGTATCCAGACAACACGCGATTTTGTTGCGTGTAACTATTCCTAATACTGAAAAATATGGCTTTCGCATCGTTGATGGTAACTTCAAGGGCAAAAGAAGTACGAACGGCTTATTTATTAATGGCACTAAATGTTTTTCTCATAACCTCCAGCATGGGGACATAATTGCTTTTGGCAATCCCCAAGCTCAAGCTAAATACTATGCTATTTCCAACCTGTCAGAGGAAGCATTCGGAGAATCTTGCACAGCGGCCGACTTGTCTATTTTTCTCTCAGAACAAGGAAATCCCGCTAATCCTTTTGACACTCTAATTATTGCTGATACCAACATTGAAGGCGCTAGTGACACTCTTTTGACTCGCCTCGCCTCTTTTCCAGAACTCATCCCCAATCCAATCATCGAAATGGATTTAGAGGGAAATATTACTTATTTTAATCCAGCAGCAGCGGATAAGTTTCCCAAATTGAGAGAAATTGGCAAGGAACACCCTATTTTGGCACAGTTGCTAAATGCAGTTGAAAATCAACCGGGTAAATCCTTTGTGCGAGAGGTAGAAGTGAGGGGAGAGATTTTTGAACAATCCGTCCATTATTTACCAGAAAGTGATTTAATTAGAACTTTTATTGTTAGAGAAATTACTGAACAGAAGCAAGCTGAGGCAGAATTGCGGCAGCGCGATCGCTTGCTTGGGGCTGTTGCAGAAGCTGCCAATTATTTACTGGCAGAAATGGATTATGACATAGCAATAGAAAAAGCACTGGCTACTTTCGGGGCAGCGGCCAAGGGCGATCGCGTGTACCTGTTCCATAACCATCCCCATCAAGTGACAGGGGAAATGGCAATGAGCCTAAAGTTTGAATGGACAAAATCTGGGATCAAACCATCCCAGCAAGATTGGCACAATCAGACTTATAAAACTTCTGGGCTGGAACGTTGGTACAATCTTCTCTCTATGGGAACTTCAATCAGCGGACTCACCCAAGAATTTCCCACTACAGAAAAAGAACTCCTCAATCGAGACTGTATTAAGTCTCTGCTGCTTGTCCCATTGCGGTTAGAAGAAGATTTTTGGGGCTACCTGGGTTTAGCAGACTGCACCTCAGAGCGTCATTGGTCAACCCATGAAAAATCTAGCCTGTTGACTATGTCCGCCATTATCAGTGGCGCTCGTCAGCGTCAGCAGGTAGAAGAAAGAATTCGCTATCAAGCCCTCCATGACTTACTCACCGGCTTGCCCAATCGTTTGCACTTTGGCTATCTACTGGATCAAGCAATAGAAAAAGTAGTTGAGGAGCAAAGCAGTTTGGCTGTAATGTTCCTGGATCTAGACCGTTTCAAGATGATTAATGATACTCTGGGACATACAATAGGAGATGAATTATTACAAAGCGTAGCTCAAAGACTGAGGGACTCCCTCAGAACAGGAGATACCATTGCTCGTTGGGGAGGTGATGAATTTACCATCCTGCTGCCCCAGATTACTAGTAATGAAGAAGCTGCTCAAGTAGCTCCTAGAATTTTACAAACCTTAGAAAATCCCTTTCATCTTCACGGACACGAACTGTATGTGAGTGCCAGCCTTGGTATTGCCCTATTCAATGAACATAGTCCTAATGCGGAAACCCTAATTCAGCACGCGGATGTTGCTTTATATTACGCCAAAGACAAGGGTAGAAATAATTACCAGTTTTATACAGTGTCCCTGAGTGCGAAAACTCCCGAACTCTGGAATTTAGAGAAGAGTCTGCGCCATGCCTTAGAAAGACAAGAATTTCTCCTGTATTACCAGCCACGAGTCAACATTATCACAGGAGACATTACAGGCATGGAAGCTCTGTTGCGCTGGCATCACCCGGAAATGGGAATAGTTGCCCCTAACATCTTCATTCCCTTAGCTGAAGGTAGCGGCTTAATTATTCCCATAGGTGAATGGGTATTACGGGAAGCTTGTACTCAAAATAAAGCTTGGCAACAAGCTGGCTTCCCTCCCATGACTATTGCGGTGAATCTTTCTCCCAAGCAGTTCCGCCAACCTAAGCTAGTAGAAACAGTATCTGCGATTTTAGAAGCAACAGGACTGGAATCGCAATATTTAGAGTTAGAAATTACAGAAACAACAGCTATAGAGAATCTCGATTTCACCACAACTGTGCTGAGAAAGCTGGAGCAAATGGGTTTACTCCTCTCCATCGATGACTTTGGTACAGGCTATTCTTCTCTTTCCCGCCTCCAGGTGTTACCATTCCACAATCTGAAAATTGATAGGTCTTTTATCCAAGAATTGGCGATAGATGAGAAAGTAGGTCATATCATCAAGGCTATAGTTGACTTGGGACGGAGTTTGGGTTTAAGACTGATTGCTGAAGGAGTAGAAAGGTCTGAAGAACTAAATTTCTTGAAGTCAATTAATTGTGATGATGTGCAAGGATATCTTTTCTATAAACCCCTTTCAGCCCAACAAGCTACAGAATTAATGGGCAGTAAATTGAAGAAAAATACGGACTTTAACTTGTAG
- a CDS encoding carbonic anhydrase — translation MSKINGFVGRRNFLKLVGVGGAGIGATAIGSKLLSGEPAVAQKPTTTEARPQPVNPQAALDRLMEGNKRFIDGKRLNPNQSKLRLQETAVAQYPFAAILGCADSRVPAEIVFDQGLGDLFVVRVAGNVASQTAIGSLEFATAVLGAQLIIVVGHARCGAVVAAVKGDPLPGRIGVFVEEIKPAVERVRNKTGSLEENAIIANVQYQAEKLAESSTILRGLIKEGKLKIVGGRYDLASGKVTLLT, via the coding sequence ATGAGCAAAATTAATGGATTTGTTGGCCGACGTAATTTCTTAAAATTGGTGGGTGTAGGTGGTGCTGGTATTGGCGCAACTGCTATTGGTAGCAAACTTTTGTCGGGAGAACCAGCAGTTGCCCAAAAACCCACTACCACAGAAGCAAGACCCCAACCAGTTAACCCTCAAGCAGCATTAGATAGGTTAATGGAAGGTAATAAAAGATTTATTGACGGTAAACGTCTTAATCCTAATCAATCTAAATTAAGGTTACAAGAAACTGCTGTAGCACAATATCCTTTTGCGGCAATTCTTGGTTGTGCAGATTCAAGAGTACCAGCGGAAATAGTTTTTGATCAAGGATTAGGAGATTTATTTGTAGTCAGGGTTGCGGGTAACGTTGCCAGTCAGACAGCTATAGGTAGTTTAGAATTTGCTACAGCAGTGTTAGGCGCACAATTAATTATTGTGGTTGGTCATGCTAGATGTGGTGCGGTTGTAGCAGCGGTCAAAGGTGATCCTTTACCGGGAAGAATAGGTGTATTTGTGGAAGAAATTAAACCGGCGGTAGAAAGGGTGAGAAATAAAACTGGTAGTCTGGAAGAAAATGCCATTATTGCTAATGTCCAATATCAAGCGGAAAAATTGGCGGAAAGTTCCACAATTTTAAGAGGTTTGATTAAAGAAGGTAAACTAAAAATCGTTGGTGGTCGTTATGATTTAGCGAGTGGTAAAGTCACATTGTTGACTTAA
- a CDS encoding NAD(P)H-quinone oxidoreductase subunit F, with the protein MSQSLLETIWLVPCYALIGGVLALPWSPGIIRKTGPRPAGYVNLIMTFLAFVHSVFAFSATWNHPAKEVFIPWLSTAGLNLTINLELSSISVGALIVITGLNFLSQVYAVGYMEMDWGWGRFYSLLGLFEAGLCALALCNNLFFSYVVLEVLTLGTYLLVGLWFSQPLVVTGARDAFLTKRVGDLFLLMGVLGLWTLAGTWDYQDLAIWAQTAKVDPTIITLVCLALIAGPMGKCAQFPLHLWLDEAMEGPVPSTILRNSVVVASGAWVLIKLQPVFSLSPVASSAMVAIGAVTAIGGSLIAIAQIDIKRCLSYSVSAYMGLVFIAVGTQQDDAALLLVLTHAISAALLVMSTGGIVWNSVTQDVTQLGGLWSRRPFSGFAFIVGTLGLIGFPPLGSFWALVELADGLWGTHPWLVGIIIAVNALTAFSLTREFCLIFGGKPKQMSERSPEAIWLMVLPMMILFGFVLHLPLVLQSLSLLPNWAILNKDVALLLIWSSIFGCSISAVIYLSNIPKPVRLPWQGLQDLLAYDFYTPNLYKITIIFGVAQLAKLADMVDRFVIDGIVNFVGLFSLLGGEGLKYSTNGQTQFYAFTVLLGVGLLGAWVTWPFWGVQFIDLVF; encoded by the coding sequence ATGTCTCAGTCACTGCTAGAGACCATTTGGCTGGTCCCTTGCTATGCTTTAATAGGTGGTGTTTTAGCTTTACCTTGGTCGCCTGGAATAATCAGGAAAACCGGACCTAGACCGGCGGGTTATGTCAATTTAATCATGACATTTTTGGCCTTTGTGCATTCGGTCTTTGCCTTTTCAGCCACTTGGAATCATCCTGCCAAAGAGGTATTTATTCCTTGGCTATCCACCGCAGGCTTGAACCTGACTATTAATTTAGAACTCTCTTCAATTAGTGTGGGGGCATTAATTGTCATCACAGGCTTAAATTTCCTGTCCCAAGTTTATGCTGTGGGTTACATGGAAATGGACTGGGGGTGGGGACGCTTCTATTCTTTATTAGGTTTATTTGAAGCTGGTTTATGTGCCTTAGCTTTATGTAATAACCTGTTCTTCAGTTATGTAGTTTTGGAAGTTCTGACTTTAGGAACTTACCTTTTGGTAGGTTTATGGTTTAGTCAACCCTTGGTTGTCACTGGTGCGCGAGATGCCTTTTTAACCAAACGGGTGGGTGACTTATTCTTGCTGATGGGAGTTTTAGGACTGTGGACTTTAGCCGGGACTTGGGATTATCAAGACTTAGCAATATGGGCGCAAACTGCAAAAGTAGACCCTACAATTATTACCTTAGTTTGTTTAGCGTTAATTGCCGGTCCAATGGGTAAATGCGCTCAGTTTCCTTTGCATTTGTGGCTAGATGAAGCGATGGAAGGACCTGTTCCCAGTACCATTTTGCGGAACTCGGTGGTAGTGGCCAGTGGTGCATGGGTGCTGATTAAATTACAACCTGTGTTTAGTTTGTCCCCCGTGGCTTCTTCAGCTATGGTGGCCATTGGTGCAGTGACAGCTATTGGTGGTTCATTAATAGCGATCGCGCAAATTGACATCAAACGCTGTTTATCTTATTCTGTCAGTGCTTACATGGGCTTGGTGTTTATCGCCGTAGGCACACAACAAGATGACGCAGCATTATTATTAGTCCTCACTCATGCTATCTCTGCTGCACTTTTAGTCATGAGTACCGGGGGCATTGTTTGGAACAGCGTCACCCAAGATGTTACCCAACTCGGTGGTTTGTGGTCACGTCGTCCCTTTTCCGGTTTCGCATTTATTGTGGGTACATTGGGTTTAATTGGGTTCCCACCTTTAGGTAGTTTTTGGGCATTAGTAGAATTAGCTGATGGGTTATGGGGAACACACCCTTGGTTAGTAGGAATTATTATTGCCGTCAACGCTTTAACCGCCTTTAGTTTAACCAGAGAATTCTGTCTCATCTTTGGTGGTAAACCCAAACAAATGAGCGAACGTTCCCCCGAAGCTATTTGGTTGATGGTTTTACCAATGATGATTTTATTCGGCTTCGTTTTACATCTGCCTTTGGTGTTGCAAAGTTTATCTTTATTACCCAATTGGGCAATCTTAAATAAAGATGTGGCACTGTTATTAATTTGGTCGAGTATCTTCGGTTGCAGTATTAGCGCAGTCATTTATTTAAGTAACATTCCTAAACCAGTGCGCTTACCCTGGCAAGGTTTACAAGACTTACTTGCTTATGATTTTTACACCCCTAACCTCTACAAAATCACCATTATTTTTGGAGTAGCCCAACTTGCAAAATTAGCTGATATGGTTGACAGATTTGTAATTGACGGGATAGTTAACTTTGTGGGTCTATTCTCCCTGTTAGGTGGTGAAGGTTTGAAATACAGCACCAATGGACAAACCCAATTTTACGCCTTTACAGTTTTATTAGGAGTCGGTCTTTTAGGTGCTTGGGTGACATGGCCTTTCTGGGGTGTGCAGTTCATAGATTTAGTTTTTTAA
- a CDS encoding NADH-quinone oxidoreductase subunit M: MLSVLIWLPIIGAAIIGFLPDTVISKTRIRLVSLTLSFLVLLWNVFILLKFDINTPGMQFQEYLPWNETLGLSYQLGVDGLSILMLVLNSLLTWIAIYSSSQDTERPRLFYSMILLISGGVAGAFLAENLLLFFLFYELELIPFYLLISIWGGEKRAYAGMKFLIYTAVSGALILATFLGMVWLSGSHSFALDAVSTQNISAGMQLLLLAGIILGFGIKIPLIPFHTWLPDAYVEASAPIAILLGGILAKLGTYGLLRFGFGLFPQAWNVVAPTLAIWGAISAIYGAVIAIAQKDIKRMVAYSSIGHMGYILLAAASSTNLALVGAVAQMFSHGIILAILFHLVGVVEAKVGTRELDKLNGLMSPIRGLPIISALLVLGGMASAGIPGLTGFIAEFIVFQGSFSTFPIPTLFCVASSGLTAVYFVILLNRTCFGRLNNDLAYYPRVIWSEKIPALILASLILFLGVQPTWLVRWSETTTTAMVAAIPTPEKTVNSQVALK, encoded by the coding sequence ATGTTAAGTGTTTTAATTTGGTTGCCAATTATTGGCGCTGCGATTATCGGGTTTTTACCAGATACAGTTATTTCTAAAACGAGAATTAGACTTGTATCTTTAACTCTGTCATTTTTAGTTCTGCTGTGGAATGTTTTCATCCTGCTGAAATTTGATATAAACACTCCAGGGATGCAGTTTCAAGAGTATTTACCTTGGAATGAAACCTTGGGTTTAAGTTATCAATTAGGAGTTGATGGGCTATCAATACTAATGTTGGTATTAAACAGCTTATTAACGTGGATAGCAATTTACAGCAGTAGTCAAGATACAGAACGCCCTAGACTTTTCTACTCAATGATTTTATTAATCAGTGGTGGCGTTGCTGGTGCTTTTTTGGCGGAGAATTTACTGCTATTCTTCCTATTCTACGAATTGGAATTAATTCCCTTTTACTTATTAATTTCCATTTGGGGAGGAGAAAAACGAGCCTATGCCGGCATGAAATTTCTGATTTATACAGCAGTTTCTGGGGCGTTAATTCTGGCGACATTTTTGGGAATGGTATGGTTAAGCGGTTCTCATAGTTTTGCCCTAGATGCAGTTTCTACCCAGAATATTTCCGCAGGAATGCAATTGTTATTATTAGCAGGAATAATTTTAGGTTTTGGCATCAAAATTCCCCTAATTCCATTCCATACTTGGCTACCCGATGCCTACGTTGAAGCTTCTGCACCCATCGCCATTTTACTAGGTGGAATTTTAGCAAAGTTAGGAACTTATGGACTGTTGCGGTTTGGGTTTGGTTTATTTCCCCAAGCTTGGAACGTAGTGGCACCAACTTTAGCAATTTGGGGTGCTATCAGTGCAATTTATGGGGCAGTAATAGCGATCGCCCAAAAAGACATCAAGCGCATGGTAGCATATAGTTCTATCGGACACATGGGCTATATTCTCCTAGCCGCAGCCTCCAGTACCAACCTAGCCTTAGTAGGTGCAGTAGCGCAAATGTTCAGTCATGGTATTATTTTGGCCATCTTGTTCCACCTCGTGGGAGTTGTAGAAGCCAAAGTTGGCACAAGAGAACTAGACAAACTCAACGGCTTAATGAGTCCCATACGCGGTTTACCTATCATCAGTGCCTTACTCGTTCTTGGGGGCATGGCCAGCGCAGGTATTCCTGGTTTGACAGGGTTTATCGCTGAATTTATCGTTTTCCAAGGCAGTTTTTCCACCTTCCCCATACCTACATTATTTTGCGTAGCCTCTTCCGGTTTAACAGCGGTTTACTTCGTCATCCTCCTCAACCGGACTTGTTTTGGCAGACTTAATAACGACTTAGCCTATTATCCTAGAGTTATTTGGTCTGAGAAAATACCCGCATTAATATTAGCCTCTCTCATTCTTTTCTTAGGAGTACAACCCACCTGGTTAGTGCGTTGGAGTGAAACCACAACTACAGCAATGGTAGCCGCTATTCCTACTCCTGAAAAAACCGTAAATTCGCAAGTGGCATTGAAGTAA
- a CDS encoding CDP-alcohol phosphatidyltransferase family protein, which produces MNAKYIPTLLVIYRFAVAPFLLWDALDGTTTIWFLIGFITAFVGDIFDGIIARRLGVSTAELRQADSWADVCLFSCVFISAWLVHPEVLISYRLPLLTVVFAQLIWWIVNLIKYGKPASYHTYSAKFWGITLFIAIVSLFGFNYAGTALWLTCVAGFIHTVEEIAMTLILPVWTHDVLSIFHALKIRQDLQQNLQNIPTS; this is translated from the coding sequence ATGAACGCTAAATACATACCCACACTGTTAGTTATTTATCGGTTTGCAGTTGCCCCCTTCCTCCTGTGGGATGCCCTGGATGGAACTACCACAATTTGGTTTTTAATTGGTTTTATCACTGCCTTTGTTGGCGATATTTTTGATGGCATAATTGCCAGACGGTTAGGAGTCAGCACAGCAGAATTAAGACAAGCCGATAGTTGGGCAGATGTTTGTTTATTTAGCTGTGTATTTATCAGTGCTTGGCTAGTACATCCAGAAGTTTTAATTTCCTATCGTCTCCCCTTACTCACCGTTGTTTTTGCCCAATTAATTTGGTGGATAGTCAACTTAATTAAATATGGCAAACCTGCCAGTTATCACACCTACTCAGCCAAATTTTGGGGCATTACCTTATTTATCGCTATCGTTTCTTTGTTTGGTTTTAACTATGCCGGAACTGCCTTATGGCTAACTTGTGTTGCGGGCTTCATCCACACAGTTGAAGAAATAGCAATGACTCTAATTTTACCAGTGTGGACACATGATGTTTTAAGCATTTTTCACGCTTTAAAAATTCGCCAAGATTTACAGCAAAATTTACAAAACATTCCTACTTCTTAA
- a CDS encoding CO2 hydration protein encodes MVQISDKPTTKLPPSNHEFAEIIHRLEAGGSMLPDTPENLMQIIGIYKAYAVPMDFYWRDLLYIAERVFLNPLPALKYFLPQEYLDLHNHYAGDDADLRIWRGVATAHPELLAFMEKGETRKMPKILHHLLHDRINMEFAEACMQAMLWHRKMYAPVNQFDAYLDSEEYRANADKAIKAYFKKNPLMLGLYKLFPDMFLEQCRMMSYYSNLGLFWEVMAPVFFEMSDIYDEGGFKGVPDAMNFLVNGIFAIAGRPIYHHLYVDGECYEIIPKSKGFTWLYEAALPYVEAVFYRTAPFRGTKSYNAQAKQVPDDQKDFHYGILYADVFPVGTAGIPPTLLMQDMLHFLPQYLVDYYKQYCRGEDDILIQLGVTFQRSMYNVTSAVIQALRTALLYPLDDPNPKHLQANREFFEMQLNRFTRADYGMRDAAKLRSIQSQDYR; translated from the coding sequence ATGGTACAAATTTCAGATAAACCAACCACTAAACTACCACCCTCAAACCACGAATTTGCCGAAATAATTCATCGTCTAGAAGCTGGTGGTTCAATGCTGCCAGATACACCGGAAAACTTAATGCAAATCATAGGTATTTATAAAGCTTACGCTGTACCGATGGATTTTTATTGGCGAGATTTACTTTATATTGCGGAAAGAGTATTTTTAAATCCTCTTCCTGCTTTGAAATACTTCTTACCCCAAGAATATTTAGACTTACATAATCATTATGCAGGTGATGATGCTGACTTAAGAATTTGGCGCGGTGTAGCTACTGCTCATCCTGAACTTTTGGCATTTATGGAAAAAGGCGAAACTCGCAAAATGCCAAAAATATTGCATCATTTATTGCATGACAGAATTAACATGGAATTTGCCGAAGCTTGTATGCAAGCCATGTTATGGCATCGGAAAATGTATGCCCCTGTTAATCAATTTGATGCCTATTTAGATTCAGAAGAATATAGGGCAAATGCCGATAAAGCAATTAAAGCTTACTTCAAGAAAAATCCTTTGATGTTGGGACTTTATAAACTGTTTCCAGATATGTTTTTGGAACAGTGCCGAATGATGTCCTATTATTCCAACTTAGGACTTTTTTGGGAAGTGATGGCACCAGTATTTTTTGAAATGTCGGATATTTACGATGAAGGTGGTTTTAAAGGTGTTCCCGATGCCATGAATTTCTTAGTCAATGGAATCTTTGCCATTGCGGGTCGTCCCATCTATCATCATCTTTATGTTGATGGTGAATGTTATGAAATCATCCCCAAGTCAAAAGGCTTTACTTGGTTATATGAAGCCGCTTTACCTTATGTAGAAGCTGTGTTTTACCGCACTGCACCATTTAGGGGAACAAAATCATATAATGCCCAAGCAAAACAAGTACCAGATGACCAAAAAGATTTTCATTATGGCATTCTTTATGCTGATGTCTTTCCTGTAGGAACTGCTGGTATTCCTCCTACATTATTAATGCAGGATATGTTGCATTTTCTGCCGCAATATCTTGTTGATTATTACAAACAATATTGTCGAGGTGAAGATGATATTTTGATTCAGTTGGGTGTGACTTTCCAACGGTCAATGTATAATGTTACATCTGCGGTAATTCAAGCTTTAAGAACGGCCCTTTTATATCCGTTAGATGACCCAAATCCTAAGCATTTACAGGCAAATCGTGAGTTTTTTGAAATGCAATTGAATCGCTTCACTCGTGCTGATTATGGTATGCGTGATGCGGCAAAGTTGCGTAGTATTCAAAGTCAGGATTATAGATGA
- a CDS encoding transposase family protein, with the protein MGASLMEHLRQVEDFRTTDGRRHPLWLVLLFVIMGTMSGYVGYRAWGDES; encoded by the coding sequence ATGGGTGCTTCTCTGATGGAACATCTGCGGCAAGTGGAAGACTTCAGAACGACTGATGGTCGAAGACATCCACTCTGGCTGGTATTGCTGTTTGTAATAATGGGAACAATGAGTGGATATGTCGGGTATCGAGCATGGGGGGATGAGAGTTAA
- a CDS encoding TRADD-N-associated membrane domain-containing protein, with translation MNQQIKEELLRQAKLTFNVALCVSAASAMMTLFGVGLIYFNKVSEASLTAGGGALATMTSLNFAKQTKDELCEMIEEDED, from the coding sequence ATGAACCAACAAATTAAGGAAGAATTACTCCGTCAAGCAAAGCTAACTTTTAATGTCGCTTTGTGTGTTTCCGCAGCTTCAGCTATGATGACATTATTTGGCGTAGGTTTAATCTATTTCAACAAAGTATCAGAAGCTAGTTTAACCGCAGGTGGTGGCGCTTTGGCAACTATGACTAGCCTGAATTTTGCTAAACAAACTAAGGATGAATTATGCGAAATGATTGAGGAGGATGAAGACTAA
- a CDS encoding polysaccharide deacetylase family protein: MSHNSNSTNNHNKTIKIIAVTSIALSLTACTNNQNTPQLKTNSEAVGVSIPENQTNPKSQPPAKIENFNFTVPAKFQGKTVYKVEPKNNEKVIALTIDDGPWPKTTVEMLDILKQNDVKATFFWVGSSLKNYPEIAKRVVAEGHAIGNHTWNHLYKRMDAATAKNEIEKTNELIYKTTGVKTSFFRPPGGYLNNGLAAYAKSQKNSVVMWSVTSADTDPRAKYQVFVKNILRDAKPGAIVLMHDGGGNRQRTVQALPEIITGLKQQGYRFVTIPELLEMEK, translated from the coding sequence ATGTCTCACAATTCCAATTCCACAAACAACCACAACAAAACAATAAAAATAATTGCTGTCACCAGCATAGCATTATCTCTCACCGCTTGTACCAACAACCAAAATACACCCCAATTAAAAACTAACAGCGAAGCCGTGGGTGTTTCCATTCCAGAAAATCAAACTAATCCAAAATCACAACCACCTGCTAAAATCGAAAACTTTAATTTTACCGTCCCAGCTAAATTTCAAGGGAAGACAGTTTATAAAGTCGAACCCAAAAACAACGAAAAAGTCATTGCTTTAACCATTGATGATGGTCCCTGGCCAAAAACCACGGTAGAAATGTTAGATATCCTCAAACAAAATGATGTAAAAGCCACATTCTTTTGGGTAGGAAGTTCCTTAAAAAATTATCCCGAAATAGCCAAACGAGTAGTAGCCGAAGGTCACGCTATTGGTAATCATACATGGAATCATTTATATAAACGCATGGATGCAGCCACAGCTAAAAATGAAATTGAAAAAACAAATGAATTAATCTATAAAACAACAGGTGTAAAAACATCTTTTTTCCGTCCACCTGGAGGCTATTTAAACAATGGATTAGCCGCTTATGCTAAAAGTCAAAAAAACTCTGTTGTCATGTGGTCAGTGACCTCAGCAGACACCGATCCTCGTGCAAAATATCAAGTATTTGTTAAAAATATTCTCAGAGATGCTAAACCCGGCGCAATTGTTTTAATGCACGATGGTGGCGGGAATCGTCAACGAACCGTCCAAGCCTTACCAGAAATCATCACTGGACTAAAACAACAAGGTTATAGATTTGTCACAATTCCCGAATTATTAGAAATGGAAAAATAA
- a CDS encoding alr0857 family protein, whose product MLKLTYTEGSFYLECLTLSLEEWVAQRVILALRVGQTLHFEPSTASFLLPVDLPGVERLKAEARRNDGEIIALSKSDAEYLEVTLRGSWLSDGSEDAVGVFVTTMSDRTEFFLHKLWQEAQVCASVVSE is encoded by the coding sequence ATGCTGAAATTAACTTACACTGAAGGAAGCTTTTATTTAGAGTGTCTCACGCTGTCACTAGAAGAATGGGTGGCGCAGAGAGTGATTTTGGCACTGCGGGTTGGTCAAACTTTACATTTTGAACCTAGCACGGCTTCCTTTTTGCTTCCTGTTGATTTACCGGGAGTAGAAAGGCTGAAGGCTGAAGCGCGACGAAATGATGGTGAAATCATAGCCCTGTCCAAGAGCGATGCTGAATATCTGGAAGTCACCCTGCGGGGTTCCTGGTTATCAGATGGTTCTGAGGATGCTGTGGGTGTGTTTGTGACGACGATGAGCGATCGCACCGAGTTCTTTTTACACAAACTTTGGCAAGAAGCTCAGGTTTGTGCTTCTGTTGTGAGTGAGTGA